The DNA sequence NNNNNNNNNNNNNNNNNNNNNNNNNNNNNNNNNNNNNNNNNNNNNNNNNNNNNNNNNNNNNNNNNNNNNNNNNNNNNNNNNNNNNNNNNNNNNNNNNNNNNNNNNNNNNNNNNNNNNNNNNNNNNNNNNNNNNNNNNNNNNNNNNNNNNNNNNNNNNNNNNNNNNNNNNNNNNNNNNNNNNNNNNNNNNNNNNNNNNNNNNNNNNNNNNNNNNNNNNNNNNNNNNNNNNNNNNNNNNNNNNNNNNNNNNNNNNNNNNNNNNNNNNNNNNNNNNNNNNNNNNNNNNNNNNNNNNNNNNNNNNNNNNNNNNNNNNNNNNNNNNNNNNNNNNNNNNNNNNNNNNNNNNNNNNNNNNNNNNNNNNNNNNNNNNNNNNNNNNNNNNNNNNNNNNNNNNNNNNNNNNNNNNNNNNNNNNNNNNNNNNNNNNNNNNNNNNNNNNNNNNNNNNNNNNNNNNNNNNNNNNNNNNNNNNNNNNNNNNNNNNNNNNNNNNNNNNNNNNNNNNNNNNNNNNNNNNNNNNNNNNNNNNNNNNNNNNNNNNNNNNNNNNNNNNNNNNNNNNNNNNNNNNNNNNNNNNNNNNNNNNNNNNNNNNNNNNNNNNNNNNNNNNNNNNNNNNNNNNNNNNNNNNNNNNNNNNNNNNNNNNNNNNNNNNNNNNNNNNNNNNNNNNNNNNNNNNNNNNNNNNNNNNNNNNNNNNNNNNNNNGGCGCATGCTCTGGTGCGCTGGGGCGCGCGGgcgacggcgcggcggcggcgcgcaggCGGGCAGCGTGGCAGCGGTGCgcaggcgggcggcggcggcgctcaggGGGGCGCGGGGTGGGCAGGGGATTGGGGGCGGGTGGCTTCTTGGGCCAGCATGGTGGGCTTTAGGTTAAAAGCTTTGCCGGGTGCCAGTGCAGCGGCACCCGACaaagaatttttattttttttttattaaaatctTTGCCGGGTGCCTCGGTAAAGGGCTCCCGGCAAAGGCTTCTTTGACAGAGGCCCTAGATGGCTCCTGGcaatttttttgtctttttttgttttttgaccTAATTTTTTTGTGGGGCCTTGATAGAGTAAATAATTCCCTATTTGAAAATTTGGCACAATCCTGAGTTTATAAATTATATTTActtaatttttttcatttcgttGAATTTTTTCGACTAATGTAAAATTGAACTACAGGTATATGAAATAATATAATTCGATTATTCGAAAAATGAGATTCATAATATTTAGGGTATGTCGAGGCCGTATCTAGGAAAGTCGCATGAATTTTAGCGCATCATATTATCATAACCTGAGATTATACTCGCGAGTAAAGTgtatttaaattatataaaattaaaatagagtccgaaaatcacgaaacttgtcGATTTGTCTTGTTATTGCATGTGGGGGCCGAGGTAAAAAAATTAGAAAGTTTGGAGCAAATTGTGATGTCGGATGTCTAAAATACAGACATCTCCacatataataaaaaataaaaaattctttgccgggtGCCTAACGACGTGGCTCCCGGCAAAGGCTGACGACCGTTGGCCATCACGCCATCGACCACCTTTGCCGACGGCCTAGTTTTGCCGGGGGTCGGCCTTCGGCAAAGAAGGTTGTTTGCCGACGGCTAGACTTTGCCGGGAGCTTGGCCCCCGGCAAAGGCTGATTTGCCGGGAGCAATATTTTGCCGAGAGGATCTGGCTCTGGCCTTCGGTAAAGAAATCCTTTGCCGGGTGCCCGATAAAAAGCTCCCGGCAAAGCATTTAGCTCCCGGCAAATCGCCTATTTCCTGTAGTGACTGCTCCCTCCATACGCATGCCATGGAAGCGGCAAGCAGGGATGTGGTGGTTAGAGATGTCCAAGGGGACATGATGGATGGCACCCTGGAGCATATGGATGGCGCCCATGTAGTGGCGAAGGCCACCCGCATGGCCACGTACGGTGGATGGCGGACACCACTACGCCGGTGATGGAGTCTACCATGGTATTCATGGAAGGATGGACCATCTTCTAGCTCGGGAAACCGTGACTCCAGGAAGTTTTTGCCGAACTCCGTCTGCCCCTTCCGCTATTCCCTCAGTTGGTTAGAACGTGCGTGTgtgataacatatatattacaaGTGAAAAAATAAAAGCGAGAGCAATCAATGAAAATGACCGATCGATCTATTGATGAAAAGTGTTTGTACATATATACAAGCCTGAGGGGTGGTTGTCTTTCGCTGAAAAAGGTGTCTCGACGGAAATACAGTGTTTCTATGGGGAACTATCATTAGCCGTTGCTAATGACAGGATTATGTAATTGATCACAATTTATCTAATCTGAACACCATGTTCGCTTgcattggctgataagccatgttcGATTGCATTGAGTGATTACTGATTTATATATTataagataaaaatattattgaatGGCTGGTAAATTTGACAGATAAGTTTAAATGAACAGGCTATATAACCAAGAATATATTATATGATACCGGATATTATGGCACTTAAAATAACAAAGCAGGTACAAAGTACATAGAATTCAACGCCAACTCTAGATGGCGGATATTATTTGCCATACTCTTCCAAATGAAAGATCCACGAGAATCTTAAGAAAGCAACCAAGATTATCTGCTTAGGTCCACGGTGATCCATGAATACTCTAAGGCAGACCCTCTTTATTTAGGATATCCAAGCCACAAAACCCACAATATATAAAAAGTCCAGGTGCAATCTTACGGATACACTTCGAAGGCAACACGAGCTCCAAATTTCTTTAAAATCTTATAGTCGCTGAACCCTGCTTTCATGAAGATCTCACGAAATTCATTTTCATCCCGTTGGCGTCCTTTTGTCATGGTCATCATGCCAATGTCCATTAAGAGGTGAGTTTCCAACATAGGCCCAGAGTAATCAATCACAATGTCAccgacgataacttttccgccATCCTCTCGTGAAGGAATCGCCTTCCGGCATGCAGCCAGGATGTTCACGCAGTCCTCATCAGTCCAGTGGTGCAGCACAAGCTATATAGTACATCATGCATAGATTGGACACACCGTTACACGTACGCAATGATTAATTTGTAACTAAATCATGCAGTGAACATTCAAGGTAAGCTCTATTTGAGCTTGCAAAAGTCATAAACATTAAAAGTGAGAATGTTTCGGTTTGTCATTTAGTAGGTATGGAAGTGGTAGTGGCTCAAATTAAAGTTCAATCTCACACTGGAATTTTGATCGTTTGAATTAATTAGTTCATGTAATTTCGAGCAGCCAAAGCACAGCATAATTAGTGGACTGAACAGGTTCTTACCTTTAGCATCACAGTTTGAGCAGGTGGGATGAAACTGAACATGTCACCTTCAACATAGTTTATCATCACCCCATCAGCCGGTTTGTTGGCAATCATCTTTGGAGGTGCCAGCACAGTGCATTTTATGTGCGGGTAGGCCTGGACAATGGCCCTGGCAAACTTGTCATCACCACAGGTACCGCAGCAGTAAGTCATGGACTGAATCCCCTCAAACAAGTCCCTGAACTCCCGCAGCGCGATCTCAATCCCAAAGTTGTCGTGGGCGTCCAAGGCTTCGTTCGCCATGTTGTGGTAATCCGGGTCGAGGCTCTCCATGCTCTCATGGAACAGAGCCGCCCCGTGCAGCTCCTGGAATGGCGGCGTCACCACGTCCTTCTTGAACCACTCTGCCAACCCCAGCGCCGCGTCGAGGTAGCGCGTCGAGGTGCAGGTGAGCACCAgggaggtgtggttgatgtgCACCTCATGAGGGATGCCGTCCACCAGGAGGTAGGACACGGGGTTGATGCAGTACCTATCCTCGGCGGTGGTCTTGTCGACGGTGAACACGCCCGCCACGGCCAAGAGACGCAGCAGGCGACGGAGGAACGGCAGCTTGGTCGAAGGGAGGGACAGCGCGGTGATCAGGTCGGCGGCTGAGGCAGCCCCGCCGTGGCGGTGGATCGCCGTGGGGATGCCGAGCTCGACGGCGCACCTCAGTGACATGGGCGTCAGGTAGGAGAGGCTCACCCGCCATAGGTCGGCTTGTGCCTGCAGCAGCTCGGCGTCGCTAGGGCGGACAACATTGGAAGCCTGAGAAGCCATTGCTCTCTGTGCAACAAACTTTTAGCTAGAGTGCTTCTGTATGTGTGTGCTGCTGAGATACGTTGGGCAATGTGGGATATATATAATCCATCCGTCCCTCGGAAGCCGGAACACAAGATGAAAAACTAGTCAGTAACTCAGTACAACATATAGCAATAGACGCATCTACCTTATGACTGGTAAAAAGTGATTATAAAAGTACAGACTAGCAGTTAGATAACAATAAAATCTTACTCGGTGTGAACGATGGAAGCATTTGCGTGCGTGGATGAGATCCTCTATATTTTAGATGATGGGGCCCACAAACAACTACTTTGTCCAACCAAAAAAGTGTTTGTTATGGGTTCGTGCTGActatattttagaaaatatTATTAGTGTATTTGTATCTCTAAGTAAATTTAGTGTAAAAATATACTCAATGATTCATATAATGATACTAATTGCTTAATACAAATATTAAATTTGGACAAAGTTGCAAATGGTTGACTACTCAAAGAAGTGAGAATGATACTTTTTATGGGACGgagagtcggagacagtactcCACTATAGCTATATGCATAAAACTGTGTTTTTTTACAACCCTTATACCCATAGATTATAATTACATTTTTTAGACAGAAAGAAGGCATATTATACTCCTATCCATAGCAGCCATGTTCCCGTCTCCGTTTCCAGAACGGGAGTGAAAAGAACTTGGA is a window from the Sorghum bicolor cultivar BTx623 chromosome 5, Sorghum_bicolor_NCBIv3, whole genome shotgun sequence genome containing:
- the LOC8071705 gene encoding flavonoid O-methyltransferase-like protein Os11g0303600, whose translation is MASQASNVVRPSDAELLQAQADLWRVSLSYLTPMSLRCAVELGIPTAIHRHGGAASAADLITALSLPSTKLPFLRRLLRLLAVAGVFTVDKTTAEDRYCINPVSYLLVDGIPHEVHINHTSLVLTCTSTRYLDAALGLAEWFKKDVVTPPFQELHGAALFHESMESLDPDYHNMANEALDAHDNFGIEIALREFRDLFEGIQSMTYCCGTCGDDKFARAIVQAYPHIKCTVLAPPKMIANKPADGVMINYVEGDMFSFIPPAQTVMLKLVLHHWTDEDCVNILAACRKAIPSREDGGKVIVGDIVIDYSGPMLETHLLMDIGMMTMTKGRQRDENEFREIFMKAGFSDYKILKKFGARVAFEVYP